A region of Salinibacter sp. 10B DNA encodes the following proteins:
- a CDS encoding TolC family protein — MIFSPTAVRLFPFRLPLAGLLIALSVWGVGGAPKAVAQSEEKVVDLTLDSAVRLALSNSYRVRQLRMSVKQSQSWLQARQARLRSSADLELSTPEIRSVSTRQWNSDQGRYEIVREDSRRWDMNFSVQQPVILFGYPTNGYLSLNNSMYRLQQFTSEGGNLQYYNRYYVELSQPFFQPNELKNNLEEAEINLQQERLDFQDNVVDIIDDISDDYFELFELAYERVIQRRRTSDLETAVRIAEEGPRTGIDSVASQRLKVELGNARERVNQLESEFRLQSSQMKQQLRLSGTDSLHVDPELDVKPVNVGVDQAVEYGYSLRPRLRRLKLNRRENELALANTRGWNSFRAELEATYGLEMRNRSVGALWNQPENSYSVGVNISIPIWDWGRRESQIQARQIGLKKARLRIEEARRDIRNNISNAVRSLNEYQDRALTMQQNLSMAANVSETSLKRFQSGEISALELIQTLNSQTDTAQNLLDAYLGYEQALLDLLEYTYYDFESKEPIFRRFDLGRYGPSPETVKDALQQAEAAAE, encoded by the coding sequence GTGATCTTCAGTCCTACTGCCGTCCGGCTATTTCCATTTCGCCTCCCGCTGGCAGGACTCCTGATAGCCCTTAGCGTTTGGGGCGTAGGAGGAGCGCCGAAAGCGGTTGCACAGTCGGAGGAGAAGGTGGTTGATTTAACCCTGGACTCGGCCGTTCGGTTGGCGCTGTCCAACAGCTACCGCGTACGGCAACTCCGCATGAGCGTCAAGCAGAGCCAGAGCTGGCTGCAGGCCCGTCAAGCCCGGCTTCGGTCCAGCGCAGACCTTGAACTCAGCACCCCCGAGATCCGGTCGGTCTCGACTCGCCAGTGGAATTCGGACCAGGGCCGGTACGAAATCGTGCGGGAGGACAGTCGCCGATGGGACATGAATTTTTCGGTCCAGCAGCCCGTCATTCTGTTTGGCTATCCAACGAATGGCTACCTCTCCCTCAACAACAGCATGTACCGGTTGCAGCAGTTTACCAGTGAGGGGGGGAATTTGCAGTACTACAATCGGTACTACGTTGAGTTGTCGCAGCCCTTTTTTCAGCCGAATGAGTTGAAGAACAATCTGGAAGAGGCCGAAATCAATCTCCAGCAGGAGAGACTGGACTTCCAGGACAATGTGGTCGACATCATCGACGACATCTCGGATGACTACTTCGAACTGTTTGAGTTGGCGTACGAGCGGGTTATTCAGCGTCGGCGGACCTCGGATCTTGAAACGGCCGTCCGGATTGCGGAGGAGGGGCCCCGTACCGGGATTGACTCGGTGGCATCCCAGCGCCTGAAGGTGGAGTTAGGCAATGCCCGGGAGCGGGTCAATCAACTGGAGAGCGAGTTTCGGCTTCAGTCGTCTCAGATGAAGCAGCAGCTCCGGTTGTCCGGAACCGATTCGCTTCACGTAGATCCGGAGCTCGACGTCAAGCCGGTGAATGTAGGGGTCGATCAAGCGGTGGAATACGGATACTCGCTCCGACCCCGGCTGCGTCGACTCAAGTTGAACCGTCGCGAAAACGAGCTTGCGCTTGCCAACACGAGGGGATGGAATTCTTTCCGGGCGGAGTTGGAAGCGACGTATGGGCTCGAGATGCGGAATCGGAGCGTCGGGGCGCTCTGGAATCAGCCCGAAAATAGCTACTCAGTAGGGGTCAACATTTCGATTCCCATTTGGGATTGGGGGCGGCGGGAGTCTCAGATCCAGGCGCGGCAGATTGGTCTCAAGAAGGCGCGACTTCGGATTGAAGAGGCGCGACGCGACATCCGCAACAACATTTCCAACGCGGTGCGGAGCCTCAACGAATATCAGGATCGGGCACTGACGATGCAGCAGAATCTTTCGATGGCGGCCAACGTCAGCGAGACGAGCCTCAAGCGCTTTCAGTCTGGTGAAATCTCGGCCCTGGAGCTGATTCAGACGCTTAACAGCCAGACCGACACCGCCCAGAATTTGCTCGATGCCTACCTCGGCTACGAGCAGGCCCTGTTGGACCTGCTTGAATACACCTACTACGACTTTGAGAGTAAGGAGCCCATTTTCCGACGCTTCGACCTGGGCCGCTACGGGCCGTCGCCCGAAACGGTGAAAGACGCCTTGCAGCAGGCCGAAGCGGCCGCGGAGTAG
- the argH gene encoding argininosuccinate lyase encodes MSTPIWHKDGTTADDWVTRFTVGDDYEWDRLLLPYDVKATRAHAWGLRQIEVLTEAEWQEAQSALDALLAAFEAGEVTVTPEDEDSHTVIERFLTEEVDEVGRKVHTGRSRNDQVLAALRLYFQDALARIGRETAALSDALCSLADRHEDVLLPGYTHLQRAMPSTVALWALGYAETLADDLDAVKHVRRKVNVSPLGSAAGYGVPVLDLPREAVADRLGFRGVQTHAPAVQLARGKHELAVAHACTQVGATCNRLASDLILYTTAEFDFVELPPEHCTGSSIMPQKQNPDVLELARAYHHRLTAEMQSLATGPSNLPGGYHRDLQHTKGAVMRSLQITSDVLTALREIVEGVTFKTERTEAACTPELLATYRALKRVEAGIPFRTAYREAAKEEESTSLTPDQILGTYVTDGSPGHERPELVRKRLATHTDWIGSP; translated from the coding sequence ATGAGCACCCCAATCTGGCATAAGGACGGTACCACGGCCGACGACTGGGTAACCCGTTTCACCGTGGGCGACGATTATGAGTGGGACCGGCTGTTGCTGCCCTACGACGTGAAGGCAACCCGGGCACACGCCTGGGGACTTCGGCAAATCGAGGTGCTGACGGAAGCGGAGTGGCAGGAGGCACAGAGCGCCCTCGATGCTTTGCTGGCGGCCTTTGAGGCCGGAGAGGTGACCGTTACGCCCGAAGATGAGGACAGCCATACGGTCATCGAGCGGTTTTTGACCGAGGAGGTGGATGAAGTGGGACGCAAGGTCCATACGGGCCGCTCCCGAAACGATCAGGTGCTGGCAGCCCTGCGTCTTTATTTCCAAGACGCTCTCGCCCGGATTGGACGAGAGACGGCTGCTCTTAGCGATGCCCTCTGCTCGCTCGCTGATCGACATGAAGACGTGCTGCTGCCCGGGTATACTCATCTGCAACGGGCAATGCCGTCTACGGTGGCGCTCTGGGCCCTCGGGTACGCCGAAACGCTGGCCGATGACCTGGACGCCGTGAAACACGTCCGCCGGAAAGTCAACGTATCGCCGCTGGGCAGTGCGGCGGGGTATGGCGTGCCGGTGCTGGACCTGCCACGGGAGGCGGTGGCCGACCGCCTGGGATTTCGCGGCGTGCAGACTCACGCTCCCGCCGTCCAACTGGCCCGAGGGAAGCACGAACTTGCTGTAGCGCATGCCTGCACGCAGGTGGGGGCCACGTGCAACCGGCTGGCGTCCGACCTCATTCTGTATACAACCGCCGAATTTGACTTTGTGGAGTTGCCCCCGGAGCACTGTACGGGCAGCAGCATCATGCCCCAGAAGCAGAATCCGGATGTGCTGGAACTGGCTCGGGCGTACCACCACCGCCTGACGGCCGAGATGCAGTCCCTTGCCACGGGCCCCTCGAATCTGCCGGGAGGGTACCATCGAGATCTCCAGCACACAAAGGGGGCTGTGATGCGCAGTCTTCAGATTACGAGCGATGTACTCACGGCCCTGCGGGAGATCGTAGAGGGCGTTACGTTCAAGACCGAACGGACCGAAGCCGCCTGCACGCCCGAACTCCTGGCCACATACCGGGCCCTTAAGCGCGTGGAGGCGGGGATCCCGTTTCGCACTGCCTACCGTGAGGCCGCAAAAGAGGAAGAATCGACGTCCCTAACTCCGGACCAGATTCTTGGGACGTACGTGACGGATGGCAGTCCCGGACACGAGCGTCCAGAGCTCGTCCGCAAGCGGCTTGCAACGCACACCGACTGGATTGGAAGCCCGTGA